TGCGCGCGCATCTCACCCTCGACCTGTCGGCGGCTACGATTTAACTGTTCAAGCTCATGCGCCAGACGCTGGGCGCTACTCCAGTCCTCAGTCAACAAGCATTCGATACCAATACGCATATTATCCATGCGCCCAGCAGCATTAATCCTCGGACCAAGCACAAAACCGAAATCCTGCGCTTGCATTTGTTTGGGGTCACGGCCTGCTTGCTCAAGCAGTGCCAAAATACCTAAACAACAGCGACCTTGCCGAATAGCTGCTAGTCCATGATGCACCAAAATACGGTTATTTTTATCAAGTACTCCTACATCAGCAATAGTGCCCAAAGCCACTAAGTCGAGATACTGACTGACTTGTACGGTAGATTTACCTGCCTCACGGCGCAATTTTGCCAAGCGTCCTAACACATAGAACGCCACTCCTACTCCAACCAAAGCCTTACTATCAAAGCCACATTCGAGCTGATTGGGATTAACTACCGCCTCAGCTGGCGGCACAGGTTTGGTGGTCAGGTGATGATCGGTAATAATAACGGTAATACCATCGGCCTGCGCTCGTGCTACACCTGCATGACTAGAGATGCCATTATCGACGGTAACAATCAAATCAGGCTGATAAGTCTCGATGCCCAGCTCAACAATCTCAGGCGTGAGCCCATAACCATACTTAAAACGATCGGGTACTAGAAAATCAACATTGGCGCCCATCTTAGTTAGGGCACGCATCATCAGCGCCGTACTAGTAGCGCCGTCGCAATCAAAATCACCAACGATTAAGATGCGCAGGCTCTCATCAATAGCACGATCTAACAGACGCACGGCTTCAGTAATGCCATGCAGCTGTTCAGCAGACAATAGACCTGACAGCCCAGTATCAAGCTCGTCAGGATGCACGATACCGCGGCCAGCATAAAGTCTAGCTAAGGTAAAGGATTGGGCAGCAAGCGCTTGCAGCGCAGCAGGTAACTCGTCAATACGAGTAGCGGTAAAACGGGGGGTTAAATTTAGCATGAGCGTATTCTACTGTCTTTAGCAGACAGTCACAATATCAATTTAGCATGTTAAATAATAAGCTAAGAATACTCAGTCTATTAACTCTATTTACAAGGCATGTAATTAAATTTATGCTAACTGGTAGTTACAAAAACCGTGCACAGTTACGGCAATTTTCTGCATTTTGCTACAAAGCTATGATTGTATGCTGCCGGTAAATCCATAAAATAGTAACTATTATAGATATCTATCATCTGCGAGATTTTTATTAAACTATCAAGTGTTTATTAAAGCGCAAGTGTTTATCAAATCGGCATTTATTTATATTTTTCACCATTTATGAGGATATTCCATGAAAACAACCCCAAAAGCAGAAAAGCTTCCTAACACCATCGATCCTAGTTTAGACTTAGATAAAGTTAAAAAGGAATGTAAAAAACTAGTCAAAAAACGCGCTAGAATCTCAGCAGGTGTGGCTATTATTCCTATTCCCTTCTTTGATGTAGCCGTCGATGCTGGCATGTTGACTCATCTATTGCCAGAGATTAGTGAGCGTTTTGGACTGATTGAAGGTCGTGAATCGGCAGTTGACTTACAGTCGCGTGAAGTACACTGGAATGCTCTAAAAGACCGTACGGTTGACTTTGCTGGTCTTATGGCTACTCGTGGTATTGTCAAAAAAGCCATGCAGGGCTTTGGTGGACGTATAGCGGCTAAACAGGTTACCAAGTTCATTCCCCTAGGCGGTCAAATGGTAGCTGCCACTATGGGCTATATGATCTTTAAAAAAATCTCTTTTGATCACATCAATGAATGCTACACCCTAGCAAAAGATATTCAGAAAAAAGAACATGGTAAAAATGTTTAAGCTTTAATGGTAATAAAAACAGATAACCAGTTAAGAGGATTCTCTTAGCTGGTTTTTTTGTTGAATGTCTTTACTATGCGA
This sequence is a window from Psychrobacter jeotgali. Protein-coding genes within it:
- the recJ gene encoding single-stranded-DNA-specific exonuclease RecJ; its protein translation is MLNLTPRFTATRIDELPAALQALAAQSFTLARLYAGRGIVHPDELDTGLSGLLSAEQLHGITEAVRLLDRAIDESLRILIVGDFDCDGATSTALMMRALTKMGANVDFLVPDRFKYGYGLTPEIVELGIETYQPDLIVTVDNGISSHAGVARAQADGITVIITDHHLTTKPVPPAEAVVNPNQLECGFDSKALVGVGVAFYVLGRLAKLRREAGKSTVQVSQYLDLVALGTIADVGVLDKNNRILVHHGLAAIRQGRCCLGILALLEQAGRDPKQMQAQDFGFVLGPRINAAGRMDNMRIGIECLLTEDWSSAQRLAHELEQLNRSRRQVEGEMRAQADAIVQSLNADADINSSDDDDNAGLDDYQHGDIIIHRPSKQRAAENDKRSIVLYKDDWHQGVIGIVAGRLKESHYRPSIVFAPADTQRTGDNDAIKGSARSIAGVHIRDAIEQVAEQYPDLISHFGGHAMAAGLTLKRSNFDDFVTAFNEVMAELDDEVFAEQKFTDGGLQASDFSLSFAEQLTNASIWGHGFAPPIFDGVFEVLSFKILKDKHLKLSLRYPGVQYPIEAIYFNFDHQVWDYRAQQVHLLFELDINEWNGKQSLQLMVRDLAVIEP